The Ciconia boyciana chromosome 15, ASM3463844v1, whole genome shotgun sequence genome has a segment encoding these proteins:
- the GAL3ST1 gene encoding galactosylceramide sulfotransferase: MLHHGKHWRSMCKGLVLGTLLTSFMLLLYSYAVPPLQVSVTEIPVPSSCSSYPAPSKAPAAANGTGSPSGQSCLPKVNIMFMKTHKTASSTILNILFRFGEKHRLKFAFPNGRNDFYYPSFFERSQVQHYRPGACFNIICNHMRFHYEEVRKLLPADTTFVTVLRDPAYLFESSFHYFGRVIPLTWKLMGEDKLAEFLRDPWHYYDPNGFNAHYLQNLLFFDLGYDNNMDANSPLVEERIQEIDSRFHLVMLLEYFDESLVLLKDLLCWQLEDVLYFKLNARKGSTVSRLTPELYEKATSWNLIDAKLYRYFNATFWRKVEAYGRERMAKDVAKLQQENEKMKSICIDGGHPVDASAIQESSMQPWQPLGEKSILGYNLKKKINKKHQKLCRKMLTPEIQYLTDLGVNLWITKLWSHVRDFLKW, from the exons ATGCTGCACCATGGGAAGCACTGGAGGTCCATGTGCAAGGGGCTCGTCCTGGGGACCCTCCTGACCAGCTTCATGCTGCTGCTCTACTCCTACGCCGTCCCCCCGCTGCAAGTCAGCGTGACAGA gatccctgtcccctcctcctgctcctcctacCCAGCCCCCAGCAAGGCACCGGCAGCGGCCAACGGCACGGGCAGCCCCTCGGGACAAAGCTGCCTGCCCAAGGTGAACATCATGTTCATGAAGACGCACAAGACAGCCAGCAGCACCATCCTCAACATCCTCTTCCGCTTCGGGGAGAAGCATCGCTTGAAATTCGCCTTCCCCAACGGCCGCAACGACTTCTACTACCCCTCCTTCTTCGAGCGCAGCCAGGTGCAGCACTACCGGCCGGGCGCGTGCTTCAACATCATCTGCAACCACATGCGCTTCCACTACGAGGAGGTGCGCAAGCTCCTGCCGGCGGACACCACCTTCGTGACGGTGCTGCGGGACCCTGCCTACCTCTTCGAGTCCTCTTTCCACTACTTTGGGCGTGTCATCCCCCTCACCTGGAAGCTGATGGGGGAGGACAAGCTGGCGGAGTTCCTCCGGGACCCCTGGCACTACTATGACCCCAACGGGTTCAACGCTCACTACCTCCAAAACCTCCTCTTCTTTGACTTGGGCTACGACAACAACATGGACGCCAACAGCCCGCTGGTGGAGGAGCGCATCCAGGAGATAGATAGCCGTTTCCACCTCGTCATGTTGCTCGAGTACTTCGACGAGtccctggtgctgctgaaggacctgctgtgctggcagctggaggaTGTCCTCTACTTCAAGCTCAATGCCCGGAAGGGCTCCACTGTCTCCCGTCTGACACCTGAGCTCTATGAGAAGGCCACCTCCTGGAACCTCATCGACGCCAAGCTCTACCGCTATTTTAATGCCACCTTCTGGCGTAAGGTGGAGGCCTATGGGAGGGAGCGGATGGCCAAGGATGTGGccaagctgcagcaggagaacGAGAAGATGAAGAGCATCTGCATCGACGGGGGACACCCCGTGGACGCCAGCGCCATCCAAGAGTCCTCCATGCAACCCTGGCAGCCGCTGGGGGAGAAGTCCATCCTGGGCTACAACTTGAAGAAGAAGATCAACAAGAAGCACCAGAAGCTGTGCCGCAAGATGCTGACGCCCGAAATCCAGTACCTGACCGACCTGGGGGTCAACCTCTGGATCACCAAGCTGTGGAGCCACGTGCGGGACTTCTTGAAGTGGTAG
- the MTFP1 gene encoding mitochondrial fission process protein 1, giving the protein MGAAERDPYRDTWVRYLGYANEVGESFRPLVPVQVVWASYGVATAYVTADAIDKGRRAAAAHAQDPARATRVGVAVVDTFVWQSLASVAIPGLTINRLCAASLALLGALTRWPLPLRRWTTTALGLAAIPLIVTPIDRTVDFLLDSSLRKLYRAPGGPPAPR; this is encoded by the exons ATGGGGGCGGCGGAGCGCGACCCCTACCGGGACACGTGGGTCCGGTACCTGG gtTACGCCAACGAGGTGGGCGAGTCCTTCCGCCCGCTGGTGCCGGTGCAGGTGGTGTGGGCCAGCTACGGCGTGGCCACCGCCTACGTGACCGCCGACGCCATCGACAAGGGCCGGAGAGCCGCCGCC GCCCACGCACAGGACCCCGCGCGGGCCACGCGGGTGGGGGTGGCCGTGGTGGACACCTTCGTCTGGCAGAGCCTGGCCTCGGTGGCCATCCCCGGCCTCACCATCAACCGCCTCTGCGCCGCCTCGCTGGCCCTGCTGGGTGCCCTCACCCGCTGGCCCCTGCCCCTCCGCCGCTGGACCACCACCGCCCTGGGGCTGGCCGCCATCCCCCTCATCGTCACCCCCATCGACAG gaccGTGGATTTCCTGCTGGACTCCAGCCTCCGCAAGCTCTACAGGGCACCAGGAgggcccccggccccacgcTGA